A part of Olleya sp. Bg11-27 genomic DNA contains:
- a CDS encoding TerB family tellurite resistance protein — protein sequence MSFSDLFDSGFKKRNEDHFAAIVRVAMSDGVISEAEKAFLDRLARNLDISEEEYKQILVDYKEHPINPPTSYDQRLERLYDLSRMVWADHIEGPKQTAILERLCVGLGFKSSNAQYVTHKALELVHEGVDLDTFTDEIKTMNR from the coding sequence ATGTCATTTTCAGATTTATTCGATAGTGGATTTAAAAAGCGTAATGAAGATCATTTTGCTGCAATAGTACGTGTAGCCATGAGTGATGGTGTGATTAGTGAGGCTGAGAAAGCATTTTTAGATCGTTTAGCACGTAATTTAGATATTAGTGAAGAGGAGTATAAGCAGATATTGGTTGATTATAAAGAACACCCAATTAATCCGCCAACATCTTACGATCAACGTTTAGAACGTTTATACGATTTATCAAGAATGGTATGGGCTGATCATATTGAAGGTCCTAAGCAGACGGCTATTTTAGAGCGTTTGTGTGTTGGTTTAGGGTTTAAATCTAGTAATGCACAATATGTAACGCATAAAGCTTTAGAGCTGGTGCATGAAGGTGTTGATTTGGATACGTTTACTGATGAAATTAAAACAATGAACAGATAA
- a CDS encoding ATP-binding protein: MLEHYKKEHCQSVNQYIVIDLDGTVKESDDIIFTNIVGENISNIHPFFESIHVALQEENQKHVFSCIHLTNQKNETIITDIIVKTFDGKKPALVVILDLTVHYDNYQTTAQVRNESVINSQILELKNEYLQEKEVFKNAFIANFSHELRDPLTGVLTFSDILKKTNLNEEQLNYLKVIDSSSSYLKQLIEDILDISKIEAGKLELVIEPFDLRELLQDIEHLFKIKAEQKGIELITNFNDNLPAVIGGDTLRLRQVLSNLLENAIKFTEVGTVTFNVSLNQIRAQKANIHFQIIDTGIGMDKDNQDDIFTSFTQLNTSQSYNKGAGLGLAIAKHLVSLTHSVINVDSTLGEGSAFSTNINFKLDHNYKLETKKKSKITKPKSDKKYSILLVEDSEITQLSILKILASRGNYFLDIVTRGEDVIPRIENSEFDLVLMDIKLPNSYGDEITKLIRQMPEREHKKVPVIALTARVFKDDLKRYKKAGINDVIKKPFDEETLITKIEEYLK, from the coding sequence ATGCTAGAGCACTACAAAAAAGAACATTGCCAATCTGTAAATCAGTACATTGTTATTGATTTAGATGGAACTGTAAAAGAATCTGACGATATTATTTTTACTAATATAGTTGGTGAAAACATATCAAACATTCACCCCTTTTTTGAAAGCATACATGTTGCGCTTCAGGAAGAAAATCAAAAACACGTTTTCTCTTGTATACATTTGACCAATCAAAAAAACGAAACAATAATTACAGATATTATTGTAAAAACATTTGATGGCAAAAAACCAGCTCTAGTAGTTATTTTAGACCTAACAGTACATTACGATAATTACCAAACGACTGCTCAAGTAAGAAACGAATCTGTAATAAATTCGCAAATTCTAGAATTGAAAAACGAATACCTTCAAGAAAAAGAAGTGTTTAAAAATGCTTTTATTGCAAACTTTAGTCACGAATTAAGAGATCCTTTAACTGGTGTTTTAACCTTTTCGGACATCTTAAAAAAGACTAATTTAAACGAAGAACAACTTAATTATTTAAAAGTAATTGACTCGTCTTCAAGTTATCTAAAGCAATTAATTGAGGATATATTAGACATCTCTAAAATTGAAGCGGGAAAGTTAGAACTTGTCATTGAACCTTTTGATTTAAGAGAATTATTACAAGACATAGAACACCTTTTTAAAATCAAAGCCGAACAAAAAGGCATTGAACTAATAACTAATTTTAATGACAACCTACCAGCAGTAATTGGTGGTGACACGTTAAGATTAAGACAAGTCCTTAGTAATCTTTTAGAAAATGCTATTAAATTCACAGAAGTAGGAACAGTAACGTTTAACGTCTCATTAAACCAAATAAGAGCACAAAAAGCCAACATCCATTTTCAGATTATTGATACTGGAATAGGTATGGATAAAGATAATCAAGACGATATTTTTACCAGCTTTACACAACTTAACACAAGTCAATCTTATAATAAAGGGGCTGGGCTAGGGTTAGCTATTGCAAAACACTTAGTTAGTTTAACACATAGTGTTATTAATGTAGACTCAACTTTAGGAGAAGGTAGTGCCTTTTCTACCAATATTAATTTCAAGTTAGATCATAACTACAAATTAGAAACTAAAAAGAAAAGCAAGATAACTAAACCAAAATCTGATAAAAAGTACAGCATCCTATTAGTTGAAGATTCTGAAATTACTCAACTCTCTATTTTAAAAATATTAGCGTCTAGAGGTAATTACTTTTTAGACATTGTAACACGCGGAGAAGATGTGATTCCTAGAATAGAAAATTCAGAGTTTGATTTAGTCCTAATGGACATTAAACTTCCTAATAGTTATGGTGACGAGATCACCAAACTGATCAGACAAATGCCAGAGCGTGAACATAAAAAAGTACCTGTAATAGCATTAACCGCTAGGGTGTTTAAAGACGATTTAAAACGGTATAAAAAAGCAGGAATAAATGACGTCATAAAAAAGCCATTTGACGAGGAGACACTAATAACAAAAATTGAAGAATACTTAAAATAA